A window of Candidatus Poribacteria bacterium genomic DNA:
CTACATCCAGAAATGTGTCCGATTCAAAATAGGTCGCCTCGTCTTCGTCACATATCCGAGCGAGACGCGTTTCAAACGGTTCACCCGCATACAGTTGGCTGATCCGATCTTCGGCGTACAAATCCTTGGCGAGCTTGTCTATAATCCCCTCATAGTCCTGAACCACCGGCTCGAAATCGACATCCTGTAGTGCTGCCTCAAGCACCACATATCCCTCTTCTTTGAAATGCTCAAGTTGTTCCTTTGTCAGTGTCATTCGTCAGTCCTCTCAATCGGCAAGTCTTGAAACTCTAAGGCGACATTATACGCCGAAGCAATGAAGCTGTAAAGGGAAATTAGGCGCAGATTTTTGCGCTTTTAGATCTGCTTGCATTTAATAGTAGGACGTGATATAATGCCGCGCATAGCTGCTAAGTCGGTTTTGGCAGCAAAGAATAATTCGCTCCCAGATTATTGGGAGTTTTTTTGTGTATCCAAAAAACAGGAGAGATTGACGGAATCGGTGCTGCCCTATTGATAATCCCTCCTCAGCACGAATTCGATCTAATAATAAAATGTATAATAAACTGACAAATGTTACACTGAAAACTGGAGAAACGATGGAAGTCGGCGTTATCATTGCCCCAGACGAAGCGCATGCGGAACAGATTAAACCGTTCTTAGCACACAAGGGAGGCGGCTTCAAGTGGCATCTTGAACGCTCCGTTGTCGAAACGCTTGATGATTTGGAGACACGCTTTTACATTGGCAAGATGGATGAAGAAATCATCGCAAACATCATGATAGTTGAACACGGGCACGTCGGTATTCTTGGGCATGTTTTTACAACACCGACGCAACGTCGTAAGGGCGCTTGCAAATTGGTGATGCAGTTTCAAATGGAGGACTTTCGTCAGCGGGACGGTGAAGCACTCTACCTCGGAACTGGATATAACAGCCACCCCTACTACATCTACAACAGTTTTGGCTTTGAGAGTGTTTTCTCCGGTTCGGGCTTCATGAAATACCGTGCGGTCGATGACTTCGATGACCGGTATTTTGCCGCGAGTCCTGTTCACGCAAAGGATGTCGTATGGCACGATTGGTCCAAGATGACCGCTCTAACTGGGATCGTAGAGGGCGACTATCTTCGGAGTATCGCATTCGGTATCTACGGACCGGCAAATTTCGAGGGCGGCTTTCTTGGGTTCAAACAGGCACTGGAAGATGGGGATACCTACCACGACGCCAAGCTGCTTGAATCGGACTCCGGTGCAATTGTCGGCATGGCGACAGTCTCTTGGGATATGCGCTGGCAACCCGACACAGCGGTGTTGGACCTTTTCGTCCATCCGAACTTCTATGGATCGGCATCAACCCTGCTTGAAGCGATTGATCTTCCAGATGCCAAAATCCAGTGTTATGTTGAATCAACCTCAACGCGCAAAGCCGACGCGGTCCAGAATGCGGGATTCCACCACGAAGCGACGTTAAAAAACCAAATCCACCATCAGGATAGGGGCATTGATGTACTGGTTTTTGCACACAATTAAATAACCCCGGCACCCGATGCAGCGTGTGCCATCAACCATTGCGGGGAGAGATCAGATGCTTGGTGTCCAACTTTTGGGAAATGAGACAGTTACCATCAAAGAATATCCCGAACCAATACTCACCTATAAGAACGATCTACTGATTCAGGTTAAAGCGTCAGGAATTTGTGGAAGCGAGATGCACGGTTATCGCAGCCCAACCCTGCACACGTCCAATGGCGGACATGAAGTCGCAGGAGAGGTCATTGACGCGGGACGATCGATAAAATTCAAGGTTGGAGATCGCGTTGGTGTCCACGCGGTTTGGGGGTGCGGGGATTGTCGGTGGTGCGGGGTTGGAAAATATACCTATTGTAAAAACCGCACAGGTCGCGATATGGGAACCCATGTGGAACGGTTCGCTGCCCCAGACCATGTTTGTCTCAAGCTACCTGAAGATATTCCGTTTGACGTAGGAGTGCTCCTGACCGGCGATGGTTTCGGTGTACCTTATCATGTCAGTCAACGCCTTAACACCAAAGGCGGGGATTTTGTGTGCGTCTTGGGAGCAGGTCCTGTCGGGCTTGGAAATACCATCGTGCAATCGTTCTTGGGCGCAGAAGTGATAGTTATTGACATCAACGACTATCGACTCTCCCTCGCAAAGGAAGCCGGTGCCGCACACACTATCAACTCAAAGGAAACCGATCCCCTTGAAGCGATCACAGAAATTACCCACGGCATGCTTGTGGACAAGTGCATCGAGGCGGCTGGACGCCCGGAGACGCTCAGACTTGCCTTTACCTTGGTTGCTGTAGCGGGGACGATCATGTGCGTTGGCGAGCAGGGCGATTTACCAATCAGTCCAAGCCGTGATCTGATTCGGAAGGACCTCACGTTGATGGGGAGTTGGTTCTATCACTACTCAGAATACCCTGCCATGCTCGA
This region includes:
- a CDS encoding zinc-binding dehydrogenase, coding for MLGVQLLGNETVTIKEYPEPILTYKNDLLIQVKASGICGSEMHGYRSPTLHTSNGGHEVAGEVIDAGRSIKFKVGDRVGVHAVWGCGDCRWCGVGKYTYCKNRTGRDMGTHVERFAAPDHVCLKLPEDIPFDVGVLLTGDGFGVPYHVSQRLNTKGGDFVCVLGAGPVGLGNTIVQSFLGAEVIVIDINDYRLSLAKEAGAAHTINSKETDPLEAITEITHGMLVDKCIEAAGRPETLRLAFTLVAVAGTIMCVGEQGDLPISPSRDLIRKDLTLMGSWFYHYSEYPAMLDLYRRGLPIGRMITDHFPLVEAQTAFSKFANGEAGKVMLEP
- a CDS encoding GNAT family N-acetyltransferase, giving the protein MEVGVIIAPDEAHAEQIKPFLAHKGGGFKWHLERSVVETLDDLETRFYIGKMDEEIIANIMIVEHGHVGILGHVFTTPTQRRKGACKLVMQFQMEDFRQRDGEALYLGTGYNSHPYYIYNSFGFESVFSGSGFMKYRAVDDFDDRYFAASPVHAKDVVWHDWSKMTALTGIVEGDYLRSIAFGIYGPANFEGGFLGFKQALEDGDTYHDAKLLESDSGAIVGMATVSWDMRWQPDTAVLDLFVHPNFYGSASTLLEAIDLPDAKIQCYVESTSTRKADAVQNAGFHHEATLKNQIHHQDRGIDVLVFAHN